A window from Cryptomeria japonica chromosome 1, Sugi_1.0, whole genome shotgun sequence encodes these proteins:
- the LOC131050174 gene encoding putative disease resistance protein RGA3 produces the protein MASGLAVAVTKGVVGKLGELVVQQVLNEVSLLRNFGDDFKWLQKKFNYISGALQHADNQNVHNVPVKQWLAEVRDIAFDAEDITDECSVEHLYTNTSQVCVCSYSQLSFNRKMGKRIKTLKDRVSSVIQDGEHLKLLHDLPRLDQPSSSSASGRGTQFRRGSAILEVDPQAVGVEEKAEEILRLLEQPAVGVVAVVGMGGLGKTFLLQHVYNRNKQRYEHSAWISVSQTCSLRTLQCDLAKQINLQIEGSISEVLVADLIHGHLDGKRCLIVLDDVWRSSVEGDIIQRLGLPTGSNSQCKIVVTTRSREVAANVRAQIYEMQQLSKEDSWKLFCLFAFRDREENRPPKDLESLTHQIVEKCGSLPLAIKTVAASMTNFVSLWDWESKLKQLKDAIGAEDYMMQILKLSYDSLPSHLKSCFAYFSFFPKDTKIDFITNADTQSIHQDYLIYLWIAEGYIPQENEQEQCDTGLNYLHQLVNLCLVEVNTVCLGYTVHDLLHDLAINVSKEHKCQFHLLLQETSCRRLLLGKKGITNDAISDRSLHRQQFLRTLSVFENPDITRIPEHLFDRLRLLRVLDLSNTAISALPKCVGKLKLLKVLNLSQTKITELPDCLRRLKSLQFLDVCGCTALQCVPNWINELKSLSHLDVRDCSEELPSHMPKGISALSNLITLRSHDILLCYEDNDFLNVKDIGNLINLREISFYLEDVDGLRSVEDGILERLVKMRNLGVGNNITPSEDDFLPAFPETINVMKDLEHLGLSRFSVPSWICGMVNLTTLELYECSNYPSLQNMPNLQSLLLKNDSRCTELPNSFGECGGFPQLVRLYIFDFPLLEELPTLQEGAMERLEGLWICNCPQVKKVPEGLEPLRRLKLIQVEDASAELEERLKEGGKDWNKIKANNLHIDIEVY, from the coding sequence ATGGCTTCAGGACTTGCTGTTGCAGTTACCAAAGGCGTTGTTGGAAAGCTTGGTGAGCTTGTGGTGCAGCAAGTATTGAATGAGGTATCGCTGTTGCGCAACTTCGGTGATGACTTTAAATGGTTGCAGAAGAAGTTCAACTATATATCTGGTGCTCTGCAACATGCAGATAACCAAAATGTGCACAATGTTCCTGTGAAGCAATGGCTGGCAGAAGTGAGGGATATTGCTTTTGATGCAGAAGATATAACTGATGAGTGTTCTGTTGAGCATTTGTATACAAATACCAGTCAAGTGTGTGTGTGCAGTTATAGTCAATTAAGCTTCAACCGTAAAATGGGAAAGAGGATTAAGACCCTGAAGGATAGGGTGAGCTCTGTTATTCAAGATGGAGAACACCTCAAGCTATTACATGACTTGCCCCGTTTAGATCAACCCTCAAGTAGTAGTGCATCGGGAAGAGGAACCCAGTTCAGAAGAGGGAGTGCCATCTTGGAGGTAGATCCACAAGCAGTGGGCGTGGAGGAGAAGGCAGAGGAAATACTGAGATTGTTAGAGCAGCCTGCAGTTGGTGTCGTTGCCGTCGTGGGAATGGGCGGGCTGGGTAAAACATTCCTTCTCCAGCATGTCTACAACAGAAATAAACAAAGGTATGAGCATTCTGCCTGGATTTCTGTATCACAAACTTGTTCTCTTAGAACTTTACAATGTGACCTAGCCAAGCAGATTAATTTGCAAATAGAGGGTAGTATAAGTGAGGTGCTAGTCGCTGATTTGATTCATGGGCATTTAGACGGTAAGAGGTGTTTGATTGTTCTAGATGATGTTTGGAGGAGTAGTGTAGAAGGTGACATTATACAAAGGCTTGGTCTTCCCACTGGCAGTAATAGCCAGTGTAAAATTGTGGTTACTACTAGAAGTAGAGAGGTTGCCGCTAACGTTAGAGCTCAAATCTATGAGATGCAACAACTCTCAAAGGAGGACAGTTGGAAGCTATTTTGCCTCTTTGCCTTCCGCGATAGAGAGGAAAATAGGCCGCCCAAGGACCTGGAGAGCTTGACTCATCAAATTGTAGAGAAATGTGGGAGTCTGCCCCTCGCAATTAAAACAGTTGCAGCATCCATGACAAACTTTGTGAGCTTATGGGACTGGGAGTCAAAACTGAAGCAGTTAAAAGATGCAATAGGGGCAGAGGACTACATGATGCAAATCCTCAAGTTGAGTTATGACTCTCTTCCTTCCCATCTAAAGTCTTGTTTTGCTTATTTTTCGTTCTTTCCGAAGGACACAAAGATAGATTTTATTACGAATGCAGACACCCAATCTATACACCAAGACTATTTGATATACTTGTGGATAGCTGAAGGTTATATTccacaagaaaatgagcaagaacaGTGCGACACTGGTTTGAATTACCTACACCAACTGGTTAATCTATGTTTAGTGGAAGTAAACACAGTTTGTTTAGGTTACACTGTGCATGACTTGTTGCATGACTTGGCTATTAATGTAAGTAAAGAACACAAGTGTcaatttcatcttctcttacaagAAACAAGCTGCCGCCGGCTACTACTCGGTAAGAAAGGTATAACCAATGATGCAATTTCAGATAGATCTCTTCATCGTCAGCAATTTCTTCGCACTCTTTCAGTATTTGAGAATCCAGATATTACAAGAATTCCAGAACACTTGTTTGATCGTCTGAGACTACTCCGGGTTCTCGACTTAAGCAACACCGCCATCTCTGCGTTGCCAAAATGTGTTGGGAAATTGAAGCTTTTAAAGGTTTTGAATCTGTCTCAAACAAAGATCACGGAGCTGCCGGATTGTCTTAGAAGACTCAAGTCTCTTCAGTTTCTTGATGTTTGTGGATGCACTGCCTTACAATGTGTACCTAACTGGATAAATGAACTCAAGTCTCTTTCCCATCTCGATGTAAGAGACTGCTCAGAAGAACTTCCAAGTCATATGCCCAAGGGAATATCAGCGCTGTCGAATCTGATAACACTGAGATCACATGACATTCTACTCTGTTATGAAGATAATGATTTCTTAAATGTTAAAGACATCGGCAATTTGATCAATCTCAGGGAAATAAGTTTTTATTTAGAAGATGTAGATGGGTTGCGAAGTGTAGAAGATGGTATCCTTGAGAGACTGGTGAAAATGAGAAATCTTGGAGTAGGTAATAATATTACTCCATCGGAGGATGATTTTCTTCCAGCATTCCCAGAGACAATAAATGTTATGAAAGATCTTGAACATCTTGGTCTTTCCCGTTTCTCCGTGCCAAGTTGGATATGCGGTATGGTAAATCTGACAACACTAGAATTGTATGAGTGTAGCAATTATCCGTCACTCCAAAACATGCCCAACTTGCAATCACTGCTTTTGAAAAATGATTCAAGATGCACAGAATTGCCAAACAGCTTTGGTGAGTGTGGGGGATTTCCTCAGCTAGTTAGGCTGTATATTTTTGATTTCCCTCTTTTGGAGGAGTTGCCGACCCTGCAGGAGGGAGCGATGGAACGTCTGGAAGGACTATGGATATGCAATTGTCCGCAGGTGAAGAAAGTTCCAGAGGGATTGGAGCCGTTGAGGAGATTAAAGCTGATACAGGTGGAGGACGCAAGTGCTGAGTTAGAGGAAAGGTTAAAGGAAGGAGGGAAAGATTGGAATAAAATCAAAGCTAATAATCTTCACATCGACATAGAGGTGTATTAG